CATTGCCTCTCGGAGCGTGAACGCCCCTTCGTAAAGCGCCGTCCCGACGACGACGGCCGCCGCGCCCGCCTCGCGGAGCGTCCGCACGTCTTCGACAGTCGCGACCCCGCCGCTGGCGACGACGGGGATCTCGACCGCCTCGGCGATTCGCCGCACGCGGTCCGCTTTCACCCCTTCTAACTGCCCCTCCACGTCGACGTCGGTGAACAGGATGGCCCCCGCGCCGAGTTTCTCGTAGCGGACCGCCGCCTCCGCCGGATCGAGCCCCGTTCCCTCGGTCCACCCGGAGACGACGACTTCTCCGCCTTTCGCGTCGAGGCTCACCATCACCGACTCCGGGTGCTCCTCACTCACGTCGCCGACGATGTCCGGGTTCTCGACGGCCGCCGTCCCGAGGATGACACGGTCGACGCCGCCGTCGAGGAGCGCGATCGCGTCCGCGGCGGTTCGGATGCCGCCGCCGACCTGTACGTCGACGTCAGTCGCGTCGACGACGGCTTCGATCGCCGCGGCGTTCTCCCGCTGTCCCTCGAACGCCCCGTCCAGATCCACGAGGTGCAGCGTCTCCGCACCCTCGTCGACCCACCGGCGGGCCGCCTCGACCGGGTCGCCGTAGCGTTTCTCGGTGCCGCGTTCACCCTGTACCAGTTGAACGACTTCGCCATCTTGCACGTCGACCGCCGGAACGACCTCGAACTCGGGAAAGTGTGTCATAGATGGCGCTGCGCGCCACGGCGAGTAAAACGCCCCGGTCCGACGGCAGACGCCCCAGTCAGACAGTGGTACGCCCCGGTCGACGAGCGGAAGAGGGAAGGGAACCGATCGCCAACTTGTTCGGCGTCGAACACGACGAGGGCGCGGCGAACCGGACGCTTATGTGGCTCTCACACGAATCCCCAGACAGTGTCGACCCTCCTCCTCGCACTCGGCGTTCTCGTCGCCGTCTTCGTCGGGTTCAACGTCGGTGGCTCGAACACCGGCGTCGCGTTCGGCCCGGCGGTCGGCAGCGGCGCGGTGTCGAAACTCACTGCTGGCGGTCTGATGGCGGTGTTCGCACTCCTCGGCGGGTGGACCGTCGGCCGACGCGTCGTCGATACGCTCGGGAGCGACATCGTCACCGGCGACCCGTTCACCCTGTCGGTGAGCATCGCGATGCTGTTCTTTGTCGGTCTCGCGCTGTTCATATCGAACGTCTTCGGCGTCCCGGCCTCCACGTCGATGACGGCCGTCGGCGCCATCGCCGGATTCGGTCTCGCCACCGACCGACTCAACACGCCCGTCGTCCTCGAAATCGTCTCGTGGTGGTTCGTCGCGCCCATCGTCGGCTTCTGGGTGAGCGCCGTCGTCGGCCGCTACGTCTACGACGAAATCGCGGCTCGCATCGCGGTCAGACAGTCCGAGGGTCCGTTGCTCGAGTTCACCCCTCGCCCGCGTCTGGGGCCGAACACGACGATGCGTGAACTCGGCGGTACGACGCTCGTCGTCGCCATCGCCTGCTACATGGGGTTCTCGGCGGGAGCGTCGAACGTCGCCAACGCCGTCGCGCCGCTCGTCGGTAACGGGTCGCTGACGATGAACCAGGGTATCCTGCTGGCGGCGGGCGCCATCGGTCTCGGCGCGCTCACGCTCGCCCGGCGGACGCTCGACACCGTCGGCAACGACCTCACCGACCTGCCGCTGGCGGCGGCGCTGGTCGTCGCGGCAGTGAGCGCGAGTCTGGTAACCGTGTTGTCGGCGCTCGGCGTTCCGGCGAGTTTCGTCGTCATCGCGACGATGAGTATCGTCGGTCTGGGATGGGGCCGGGCGACCCGCGCGGAGGGGTCGACGCTTCCCGGACCCACCATCGATGGCGTCGGCAGGCCTGCGGCGACCGGTTCGACGGAGGCGTCGGCTCAGTCGGCGGCCGCGACAGGCTTCGGAACGTCCGGCGAGTTGTCCAACGAGCCCCCGCTCGCGCCGACTGAGACGGCTCCGACCGCGGAACTTTACCGCCCGGCGACGACGGCGCGAATCGTCCTGCTGCAGAACCTCGTTCCGGCGCTCGCCACCGTCGCCGCCTACGCCGTCTTCCGGTTCGTCCCCTTCGTTTGAACGCTCGACCGAACCCAAGGGCGGTCGAACGCGGGGGCGACGGTTCGACCGTTTTTCGACTGACTGTTCGACCGACCGCCGACCGAATGCGGGTGGCTTAACACTGGGACCGTTCTACGGCTTTCAACGTGGTAGAAGTTCTTCTCGCCGTCGGGCTTCTGGTCGCCGTCTTCGTCGGGTTTAACATCGGCGGTTCCTCCACCGGCGTCGCGTTCGGCCCAGCAGTCGGGAGCAACGTCGTGAGCAAACTCGCCGCCGCCGCGCTGATGAGCGGGTTCGCCCTGCTCGGCGGGTGGACCGCCGGGCGGGAGGTTGTCAAGACGATGGGCGGGGAAATCGTCCCGCAGAGCCAGTTCACGCTCGCCGCCAGCGTCGCGGTGTTGCTGTTCGTCGGCCTCGCCTTACTCGTCTCGAACACGTTCGGCGTGCCCGCCTCCACGTCGATGACGGCCGTCGGCGCCATCGCCGGACTCGGCGTCGCCACCGGAACGCTCAACGAGAGCGCGATGCTCGAAATCATCTCGTGGTGGGTCGTCGCCCCGATTCTGGCCTTCT
This genomic stretch from Haloprofundus salilacus harbors:
- the hisA gene encoding 1-(5-phosphoribosyl)-5-[(5-phosphoribosylamino)methylideneamino]imidazole-4-carboxamide isomerase, coding for MTHFPEFEVVPAVDVQDGEVVQLVQGERGTEKRYGDPVEAARRWVDEGAETLHLVDLDGAFEGQRENAAAIEAVVDATDVDVQVGGGIRTAADAIALLDGGVDRVILGTAAVENPDIVGDVSEEHPESVMVSLDAKGGEVVVSGWTEGTGLDPAEAAVRYEKLGAGAILFTDVDVEGQLEGVKADRVRRIAEAVEIPVVASGGVATVEDVRTLREAGAAAVVVGTALYEGAFTLREAMSA
- a CDS encoding inorganic phosphate transporter, which codes for MSTLLLALGVLVAVFVGFNVGGSNTGVAFGPAVGSGAVSKLTAGGLMAVFALLGGWTVGRRVVDTLGSDIVTGDPFTLSVSIAMLFFVGLALFISNVFGVPASTSMTAVGAIAGFGLATDRLNTPVVLEIVSWWFVAPIVGFWVSAVVGRYVYDEIAARIAVRQSEGPLLEFTPRPRLGPNTTMRELGGTTLVVAIACYMGFSAGASNVANAVAPLVGNGSLTMNQGILLAAGAIGLGALTLARRTLDTVGNDLTDLPLAAALVVAAVSASLVTVLSALGVPASFVVIATMSIVGLGWGRATRAEGSTLPGPTIDGVGRPAATGSTEASAQSAAATGFGTSGELSNEPPLAPTETAPTAELYRPATTARIVLLQNLVPALATVAAYAVFRFVPFV